Proteins encoded within one genomic window of Schaalia sp. HMT-172:
- the cmk gene encoding (d)CMP kinase gives MNDSMRQDAISRVGITIAIDGPAGSGKSTVSKELASRLGIGYLDTGAMYRALTWYALDRGIDLEDAEAVAAAADEMVLRLHSDPADPHVWVGDTEVTQAIREPRIALAIKHISTNLTVRAWMAAEQRRRMMEARAQGSGMIAEGRDITTVVCPDADVRILLLADQEARLRRRTLELYGDATEEHMEIVRAQVEGRDKADSTVSEFMTAAPGVETVDSTGLDIAGVCEAILAYVDEDLSAREG, from the coding sequence ATGAACGACTCGATGCGTCAGGATGCGATTTCGCGCGTGGGCATCACCATTGCGATCGATGGTCCTGCGGGTTCTGGTAAGTCCACGGTGTCCAAGGAGCTGGCCTCGCGTCTGGGCATCGGATACCTCGACACGGGCGCGATGTACCGCGCGCTGACGTGGTACGCCCTCGACCGTGGCATTGACCTGGAGGACGCGGAGGCGGTCGCAGCCGCGGCCGACGAGATGGTCCTGCGGCTGCACTCCGATCCCGCGGACCCGCACGTGTGGGTGGGGGATACCGAGGTCACCCAGGCGATTCGCGAGCCTCGCATCGCCCTGGCGATCAAGCATATTTCGACGAACCTGACGGTGCGCGCGTGGATGGCGGCCGAGCAGCGTCGCCGCATGATGGAGGCGCGCGCGCAGGGCTCCGGCATGATCGCCGAGGGGCGTGACATCACGACGGTCGTGTGCCCGGACGCCGACGTGCGCATCCTGCTGCTGGCGGACCAGGAGGCGCGCCTGCGTCGGCGGACCCTGGAGCTGTATGGGGACGCGACCGAGGAGCACATGGAGATCGTGCGCGCCCAGGTGGAGGGCCGCGACAAGGCCGACTCGACCGTCTCGGAGTTTATGACCGCGGCCCCCGGCGTGGAGACAGTGGATTCGACAGGGCTGGATATCGCCGGCGTGTGCGAGGCGATCCTGGCATACGTGGACGAGGACCTGTCCGCCCGCGAGGGATAG
- a CDS encoding prephenate dehydrogenase, with product MSAQGGGAPTRVVSTVGPVLIIGSGLLGASLGLALRAGGVGVYLEDASPTSLRLASDVGAGVPFSDVIAEAGVGYEDVGADGHGYEAPRIVVVATPPDVADRVIVDSLVRFPNAIVTDVASVKDAVVADVLATLAQRGFQDEACRYVGSHPMAGRERSGAGAADADLFYGRPWVIVAHESTWPRAVLAARALATDVGAVPLEMNAGTHDHAVALVSHVPQLVSSMLAARLVDAPAQALGLAGQGLRDTARIAASDPRLWTAILAGNAGPVADILRELRGDLDDLLTHLDAAAELGPLRGGSVGAINRVMTAGNQGVARIPGKHGGAPSRYREVEVLIPDEPGALGRLFSELGEASINIEDLVLEHSAGAQAGVARVMIDPAVADRCAADLQERGWRLITH from the coding sequence GTGAGCGCCCAGGGCGGTGGCGCACCCACGCGCGTCGTGTCCACGGTGGGTCCTGTCCTCATCATCGGGTCGGGCCTGCTGGGCGCGTCCCTCGGGCTCGCCCTGCGCGCCGGGGGAGTGGGAGTCTACCTCGAGGATGCCTCGCCCACCTCCCTGCGCCTGGCCTCCGACGTGGGCGCCGGCGTCCCTTTCAGTGACGTTATCGCCGAGGCCGGGGTCGGCTACGAGGACGTGGGCGCGGATGGGCACGGATACGAGGCACCGCGCATCGTTGTGGTCGCGACCCCTCCCGACGTCGCCGACCGGGTTATCGTCGATTCTCTTGTGCGATTCCCCAACGCTATCGTCACGGACGTCGCCTCGGTCAAGGACGCGGTCGTCGCCGACGTGCTTGCCACGCTCGCGCAGCGCGGCTTCCAGGACGAGGCGTGCCGCTACGTGGGCTCACACCCGATGGCTGGACGCGAGCGCTCCGGCGCCGGCGCGGCCGACGCCGACCTGTTCTACGGTCGGCCGTGGGTGATCGTGGCCCACGAGTCCACGTGGCCTCGTGCGGTGTTGGCCGCGCGTGCGCTTGCCACGGACGTGGGCGCGGTGCCCCTGGAGATGAACGCGGGCACGCACGATCATGCGGTGGCCCTGGTGTCCCACGTGCCGCAGCTCGTGTCGTCGATGCTGGCAGCGCGCCTCGTTGATGCTCCCGCGCAGGCACTCGGTTTGGCGGGGCAGGGGCTGCGTGACACGGCGCGTATCGCGGCCTCCGATCCTCGCTTGTGGACGGCGATCCTGGCCGGCAACGCTGGGCCTGTCGCCGACATCCTGCGCGAGTTGAGGGGCGACCTGGATGACCTGCTGACCCACTTGGATGCGGCCGCCGAGCTGGGCCCGCTTCGGGGCGGCAGCGTCGGTGCGATCAACCGCGTGATGACGGCTGGCAATCAGGGCGTCGCGCGCATCCCCGGCAAGCACGGTGGAGCGCCTTCTCGGTACCGCGAGGTCGAGGTGCTGATCCCCGATGAGCCCGGTGCGCTCGGGCGCCTCTTCAGTGAGCTCGGTGAGGCCTCCATCAACATCGAGGACCTGGTTCTCGAGCACTCGGCGGGCGCGCAGGCTGGCGTCGCTCGCGTCATGATTGACCCGGCGGTCGCTGACCGCTGCGCCGCGGACCTGCAGGAGCGGGGCTGGCGGCTCATTACCCACTAG
- a CDS encoding pseudouridine synthase: MRANPYTEGGVRLQKVLAQAGVASRRASEQMIADGRVSVDGTVVRTQGVRVDPATQVIHVDGERLILDETKHIVLAVNKPIGTVSTMSDPEGRPTIADLIADYPERLYHVGRLDIDTSGLLLLTNDGELANRLTHPSYEIRKTYVARLHGEVKPGVKRTLMNGIELEDGPIKVDAFRVVDTYGDITTVEIVVHEGRNRLVRRMMEAVGYPVRELVRTGFGPISLDHLKQGTTRRVKGNALTALYGAVGL; this comes from the coding sequence ATGAGGGCTAACCCTTACACCGAGGGTGGCGTGCGACTGCAGAAGGTGCTCGCCCAGGCCGGCGTCGCTTCTCGGCGCGCGTCCGAGCAGATGATCGCGGATGGCCGCGTGAGCGTGGACGGAACAGTCGTGCGCACCCAGGGCGTGCGGGTGGATCCCGCAACCCAGGTCATTCACGTCGACGGCGAGCGCCTGATCCTGGACGAGACCAAGCACATCGTGCTGGCCGTCAACAAGCCGATCGGCACCGTGTCCACGATGAGTGACCCGGAGGGACGCCCGACCATCGCCGACCTGATCGCTGACTACCCCGAGCGCCTCTACCACGTGGGTCGACTCGACATCGACACCTCGGGCCTGCTGTTGCTGACCAACGACGGCGAGCTGGCGAACCGCCTGACCCACCCGTCCTACGAGATTCGCAAGACATACGTTGCACGCCTGCACGGCGAGGTCAAGCCGGGAGTCAAGCGCACTCTCATGAACGGAATCGAGCTGGAGGACGGCCCGATCAAGGTGGATGCCTTCCGCGTTGTCGACACCTACGGCGACATCACCACCGTTGAGATCGTCGTCCATGAGGGCCGCAATCGACTCGTGCGACGCATGATGGAGGCCGTCGGCTACCCGGTCCGCGAGCTCGTGCGTACCGGCTTTGGGCCGATCTCTCTCGACCACCTCAAGCAGGGCACGACCCGCCGCGTCAAGGGCAACGCTCTGACGGCGCTGTACGGGGCCGTCGGCCTGTGA
- the scpB gene encoding SMC-Scp complex subunit ScpB, whose protein sequence is MTDEQLRGPIEAILMVASEPVSVDELAGALEADPLDVAETLRSLASEYLGQGEGPARGFELREVAGGWRIYSARAYADVVGRFVVGSSHARLSQAALETLAVIAYRQPISRARIARIRGVNVDGVVRTLLARGLVEETGATPSGARLYGTTGEFLEKMGMTSLSELVPLAPYLPDADALDELEEEL, encoded by the coding sequence ATGACTGACGAGCAGCTGCGAGGGCCGATCGAGGCGATCCTGATGGTCGCCTCCGAACCGGTGTCCGTCGACGAGCTCGCGGGCGCCCTTGAGGCGGATCCGCTCGACGTGGCGGAGACGCTGCGCTCCCTGGCGAGCGAGTACCTCGGCCAGGGGGAAGGGCCGGCGCGCGGCTTCGAGCTGCGCGAGGTCGCGGGAGGCTGGCGCATCTACTCCGCGCGCGCCTACGCCGACGTCGTCGGTCGCTTCGTCGTGGGCTCCTCCCATGCGCGCCTGTCCCAGGCCGCCCTCGAAACCCTGGCGGTCATCGCCTACCGCCAGCCTATTTCACGCGCCCGCATCGCTCGCATCCGCGGGGTGAACGTCGACGGCGTGGTGCGCACCCTGCTCGCTCGAGGCCTCGTGGAAGAGACGGGGGCGACACCATCCGGGGCGCGCCTATACGGCACGACCGGGGAGTTTCTTGAGAAAATGGGGATGACGAGCCTGTCGGAGCTGGTACCCTTGGCACCCTACTTGCCAGACGCCGATGCGCTGGACGAATTGGAGGAAGAACTATGA
- a CDS encoding ScpA family protein, whose product MATPPEPIEIQGEFELFAVRLPVFEGPFDLLLSLIARKKLDITEVALAQVTDEFIAFMKASPDLSRTTEFLVVAATLLDMKAAHLLPRLDEEEDVSEADLEARDLLFSRLLQYRAFKEAAKEIDARMVACASYVARDVALEPHFATLLPELTWLTSPEDLARLAADALSQSAPTVQVTHLHDPVVPVREQAIVVADKLASAGEMTFRQLIADAATRAVIVSRFLALLELFRRGAVEFIQEGALGTLSIQWRAEVDASDIDIDEAPRGTRPEDTPAAVGATASSTGKNARTMEGDSGDD is encoded by the coding sequence GTGGCGACGCCGCCTGAACCGATCGAGATTCAGGGGGAGTTCGAGCTCTTCGCCGTGAGGCTGCCCGTCTTCGAGGGGCCCTTCGACCTGCTCCTGTCCCTGATCGCGCGCAAAAAGCTCGACATTACCGAGGTGGCACTCGCCCAGGTGACGGACGAGTTCATCGCCTTCATGAAGGCCTCGCCCGACCTGTCACGCACGACCGAATTCCTGGTCGTCGCCGCAACGCTTCTCGACATGAAAGCCGCCCACCTCTTGCCCCGCCTCGACGAGGAGGAAGACGTGAGCGAGGCGGACCTGGAGGCCCGGGACCTCCTGTTCTCCCGACTCCTGCAATACCGCGCCTTCAAAGAAGCGGCGAAGGAGATCGACGCGCGCATGGTTGCGTGCGCCTCCTACGTGGCCCGCGACGTCGCCCTCGAGCCCCACTTCGCCACGCTCCTGCCCGAGCTCACCTGGCTCACCAGCCCCGAGGACCTGGCCCGCCTCGCCGCCGACGCCCTCTCCCAGTCGGCGCCCACCGTCCAGGTCACCCACCTGCACGACCCGGTCGTGCCTGTGCGCGAGCAGGCCATCGTCGTCGCCGACAAGCTCGCGTCGGCAGGGGAGATGACCTTCCGGCAGCTCATCGCCGATGCCGCCACGCGCGCCGTCATCGTGTCGCGTTTCTTGGCGCTCCTCGAACTCTTCCGGCGAGGGGCCGTCGAGTTCATCCAGGAGGGGGCGCTGGGGACACTTTCGATCCAGTGGAGAGCCGAGGTGGACGCGAGCGACATCGACATTGACGAGGCGCCACGCGGCACGCGCCCCGAGGACACGCCCGCCGCCGTGGGCGCCACGGCCTCGTCGACGGGGAAGAATGCACGGACGATGGAAGGAGACAGCGGCGATGACTGA
- a CDS encoding ParA family protein, whose protein sequence is MTMNSHPTLTPDLPTEQVDFPVPAPLKGHGPARVIAMCNQKGGVGKTTTTINLGAALAEYGRRVLIVDFDPQGAASVGLGINALDMEQTIYTLLMNPKADVRATVCHTATENLDIIPANIDLSAAEVQLVNEVARESALARVLRHVEADYDVILIDCQPSLGLLAVNALTAAHGVIVPVEAEFFALRGVALLVETIETVRDRINPRLKIDGIVATMVDSRTLHSREVLQRLKEAFGDLVFDTRIGRTIKFPDASVATEPITSYAPNHAGAHAYRRLAREVIARGDAA, encoded by the coding sequence GTGACCATGAATTCGCATCCGACGCTGACGCCCGACCTGCCCACTGAGCAGGTCGACTTCCCCGTGCCCGCGCCCCTGAAGGGCCACGGACCCGCACGCGTGATCGCGATGTGTAATCAAAAGGGAGGCGTCGGCAAGACGACGACCACGATCAACCTGGGCGCCGCCCTGGCCGAGTACGGTCGCCGCGTCCTGATCGTTGACTTCGATCCGCAGGGGGCGGCGTCTGTCGGGTTGGGGATCAACGCCCTCGACATGGAACAGACGATCTACACGCTGCTGATGAACCCCAAGGCCGACGTGCGTGCGACCGTGTGCCACACGGCCACGGAGAACCTGGACATCATCCCGGCAAACATCGACCTGTCGGCCGCGGAGGTTCAACTGGTCAACGAGGTCGCGCGCGAGAGCGCCCTGGCGCGCGTGCTGCGCCACGTCGAGGCCGACTACGACGTCATCCTGATCGACTGTCAGCCCTCGCTCGGCCTGCTTGCGGTGAATGCGCTGACCGCCGCGCACGGCGTCATCGTGCCCGTGGAGGCCGAGTTCTTCGCCCTGCGTGGCGTCGCCCTGCTGGTCGAGACCATCGAGACGGTGCGCGATCGCATCAACCCGCGCCTGAAGATCGACGGCATCGTGGCGACGATGGTCGACTCACGCACCCTGCACTCGCGCGAAGTCCTCCAGCGCCTGAAGGAGGCCTTCGGGGATCTGGTCTTCGACACTCGTATCGGGCGCACGATTAAGTTCCCGGACGCCTCGGTGGCCACCGAGCCGATCACGTCCTACGCTCCCAACCACGCGGGGGCGCACGCGTATCGCCGACTGGCGCGGGAAGTCATCGCCCGTGGCGACGCCGCCTGA
- a CDS encoding site-specific tyrosine recombinase XerD — protein sequence MTSLEALVHEWVDYLRVEKGASAHTVSNYRRDALRYVRDLADRGVASLAEVSVRDIEDYTMRLASGEVTGHPAAASSVARASAAIRGLHKYALTEGLVGVDPSAQLCAPRAGRHLPKALTVEEVGRLLDVAHADDSPIGLRDCALLELLYATGARVSEAVSLSADDLDLDGDVPVVRLFGKGRKERIVPVGSFAVEALGAYRVRARPALAARGRGATAFFLNSRGAPLSRQSAWTAIRRAAEAAQLGSRVSPHTLRHSFATHLLEGGASVREVQELLGHASVATTQIYTAVSAAALREVFTLSHPRARGTDEIARQ from the coding sequence ATGACGTCCTTGGAAGCCCTCGTGCATGAGTGGGTGGACTATCTGCGCGTCGAGAAGGGCGCATCGGCGCACACCGTCTCCAACTATCGGCGTGATGCCCTGCGATACGTCCGTGACCTCGCCGACCGCGGCGTCGCGAGCCTCGCCGAGGTGAGTGTGCGCGACATCGAGGACTACACGATGCGCCTCGCCTCTGGCGAGGTGACGGGCCACCCTGCCGCGGCCTCGTCGGTCGCCCGCGCATCCGCTGCCATTCGTGGCCTGCACAAGTACGCGCTCACGGAAGGGCTTGTCGGGGTCGACCCCTCCGCCCAGTTGTGCGCCCCCCGTGCGGGACGCCATCTGCCCAAGGCCCTGACGGTCGAGGAGGTGGGGCGCCTGCTCGACGTCGCCCACGCGGACGATTCGCCCATCGGTTTGCGTGACTGTGCGCTCCTGGAGCTGTTGTACGCGACGGGCGCGCGCGTGTCCGAGGCAGTGAGCCTGAGCGCCGATGACCTTGACCTTGACGGCGACGTCCCGGTGGTCCGCCTGTTCGGGAAGGGGCGCAAGGAACGCATCGTCCCCGTCGGTTCCTTCGCGGTCGAGGCGCTGGGGGCGTACCGGGTTCGTGCGCGTCCGGCCCTTGCGGCACGAGGCCGTGGCGCGACCGCGTTCTTTCTGAACTCTCGGGGCGCCCCCCTCTCTCGCCAGAGCGCGTGGACCGCGATCCGCAGGGCCGCCGAAGCCGCGCAGCTGGGGTCGAGGGTGTCGCCCCACACGCTGCGCCACTCCTTCGCGACTCACCTGCTCGAGGGTGGGGCGAGCGTGCGCGAGGTGCAGGAGCTGCTCGGACACGCCTCGGTGGCCACGACCCAGATCTACACGGCGGTGAGCGCCGCGGCCCTGCGCGAGGTCTTTACGCTCTCGCACCCCCGGGCGCGTGGCACCGACGAGATTGCACGGCAATGA
- the tkt gene encoding transketolase, with the protein MTLQWDHIDDDAVKTAKLLAADAVEQAGSGHPGAAISLAPAAYLLYNKVMNVDPADPRWIGRDRFILSAGHSSLTQYVQLYLTGFGLELDDVKKLRTAGSLTPGHPEYGHTKGVEITTGPLGTGIASAVGFAMNARRVHGLLDPGTPLGESVFDHNVYVIAGDGCFQEGVSAEASSLAGTQELGNITVIWDDNHISIEDNTSIAFTEDVLARYEAYGWHVQRVDWLGEDGSYEENTAALNDALEAAKAETTKPSLIALRTIIGWPTPGKQNTGGIHGAKLGSDALKGLKVALGADPEKMFDVDAALVDEVRARAAARAAEYRKDWDARFEAWKAANPERAALLERLSAGRLPDGWEAALPTFEEGKALATRAASGQVLNAIAPVLPELWGGSADLAGSNNTFVKGEPSFLPEHRSSASFSGDEFGRNLHFGVREFAMGAALNGIAADGFTRAYGGTFFVFSDFMRGAVRLAALMDLPVTYVWTHDSIGVGEDGPTHQPIEHLASYRAIPNLAVVRPADAAETAASWKAILEQSHPAAIILSRQNLPNPARGEGTGLATTDNLSRGAYVLADTEGTPDVILMASGSEVSVALEAREALAADGIAARVVSVPCLDWFEAQDRAYRDEVLPPSVRARVSVEAGLALPWFRWIGDAGRAVSIEHFGASAPGDALFKEYGIDAEHVAAAAKESIAEARA; encoded by the coding sequence GTGACACTTCAATGGGACCATATCGATGACGACGCGGTCAAGACCGCCAAGCTCCTCGCGGCGGACGCCGTCGAGCAGGCGGGATCAGGACACCCCGGAGCCGCCATTTCCCTCGCCCCCGCAGCATACCTGCTCTACAACAAGGTCATGAACGTCGATCCGGCCGATCCTCGTTGGATCGGCCGTGACCGTTTCATCCTGTCGGCGGGGCACTCCTCGCTGACCCAGTACGTCCAGCTCTACCTCACCGGCTTCGGCCTCGAGCTCGACGACGTCAAGAAGCTGCGCACCGCCGGCTCCCTGACCCCCGGCCACCCCGAATACGGGCACACCAAGGGCGTTGAGATCACCACCGGGCCCCTGGGCACCGGCATCGCATCGGCCGTCGGCTTCGCCATGAACGCCCGCCGCGTCCACGGCCTGCTCGATCCGGGGACCCCGCTGGGCGAGTCCGTCTTCGACCACAACGTCTACGTCATCGCCGGCGACGGCTGCTTCCAAGAGGGCGTTTCCGCCGAGGCTTCCTCCCTGGCCGGCACCCAGGAGCTCGGCAACATCACCGTCATCTGGGACGACAACCACATCTCCATCGAGGACAACACCTCGATCGCCTTCACCGAGGACGTCTTGGCCCGCTACGAGGCCTACGGCTGGCACGTCCAGCGCGTCGACTGGCTCGGCGAGGATGGCTCCTACGAGGAGAACACCGCCGCCCTGAACGACGCCCTCGAGGCTGCGAAGGCCGAAACCACCAAGCCCTCGCTGATCGCGCTGCGCACCATCATCGGCTGGCCGACCCCTGGCAAGCAGAACACCGGCGGCATCCACGGCGCCAAGCTCGGCTCCGACGCCCTCAAGGGACTCAAGGTCGCCCTGGGCGCCGACCCCGAGAAGATGTTCGACGTCGACGCCGCCCTCGTGGACGAGGTCCGCGCCCGCGCCGCCGCCCGCGCAGCCGAGTACCGCAAGGACTGGGACGCACGCTTCGAGGCGTGGAAGGCCGCCAACCCCGAGCGCGCCGCTCTGCTCGAGCGACTGTCCGCCGGCCGCCTGCCCGACGGCTGGGAGGCCGCGCTGCCCACCTTCGAAGAGGGCAAGGCGCTGGCGACCCGCGCCGCCTCCGGCCAGGTCCTCAACGCGATTGCCCCCGTCCTGCCCGAACTGTGGGGCGGCTCGGCCGACCTGGCAGGCTCGAACAACACGTTCGTGAAGGGAGAGCCTTCCTTCCTACCCGAGCACCGTTCCTCTGCGTCGTTCAGCGGCGACGAGTTCGGCCGCAACCTGCACTTCGGCGTGCGCGAATTCGCGATGGGTGCCGCGCTCAACGGTATCGCAGCCGACGGCTTCACCCGCGCCTACGGCGGCACGTTCTTCGTGTTCTCCGACTTCATGCGCGGCGCCGTGCGCCTGGCGGCCCTCATGGACCTGCCGGTGACCTACGTGTGGACCCACGACTCCATTGGCGTCGGCGAAGACGGCCCGACCCACCAGCCGATCGAGCACCTGGCCTCCTACCGCGCGATCCCGAACCTCGCGGTCGTGCGCCCCGCCGACGCCGCCGAAACGGCCGCCTCCTGGAAGGCCATCCTCGAGCAGTCGCACCCGGCCGCGATCATCCTGTCGCGCCAGAACCTGCCCAACCCCGCTCGCGGCGAAGGCACCGGGCTGGCTACGACCGACAACCTCAGCCGCGGCGCCTACGTCCTGGCCGACACCGAGGGAACGCCCGACGTGATCCTCATGGCCTCAGGCTCCGAGGTCTCCGTCGCCCTCGAGGCGCGCGAGGCCCTCGCCGCCGACGGCATCGCCGCCCGCGTCGTGTCCGTCCCCTGCCTCGACTGGTTCGAGGCCCAGGACCGCGCCTACCGCGACGAGGTTCTGCCCCCGTCCGTGCGCGCCCGCGTCTCCGTCGAGGCCGGCCTGGCCCTGCCCTGGTTCCGCTGGATCGGCGACGCCGGCCGCGCGGTCTCCATCGAGCACTTCGGCGCCTCCGCGCCGGGCGATGCGCTCTTCAAGGAGTACGGCATCGACGCCGAGCACGTCGCCGCCGCCGCGAAGGAGTCCATCGCGGAAGCACGCGCGTGA